In Sphaeramia orbicularis chromosome 10, fSphaOr1.1, whole genome shotgun sequence, the following proteins share a genomic window:
- the gpr101 gene encoding probable G-protein coupled receptor 101: MGTNFTDGLSSSSEDRLLWSSTANSVMKMVLISLIVCVSLFGNVVVLLVFQRKPQLLHVANRFVLNLLLADLLQTILVMPFAIAATVPGVWPLDSRLCQALVVLMHLFAFAGVNTIIVVSVDRYLAIIHPLSYPTRMTPHLGTNLIICTWVLSFLQSTPPLYGWGTIDFDRHHNVCSVVWSSSLSYSAVVSTFSFWLPVLIMLGCYWMVFRAARRQNALVHPIQTQSYSQPCPQDFQGPTSPQRQPQPQPQQACSPEGPYSARGYPVRVRHRRFHYHCKAARVVFVIMASYILSMGPYSILNTISMSARAAVPPWFVLCGLVLFFLQCCLHPYIYGYMHRSVRKEFLALLCSLFCKQSRTSQSSAVESCFTTTEGRSAAHPHLPSLAARVFPLRTWEECTTSSSPTFERKSRDSRKETTSTSVSSERELTVHSKRGT; the protein is encoded by the coding sequence ATGGGCACAAATTTCACTGATGGTCTGAGCAGCTCCAGTGAGGACCGGCTCCTGTGGTCCTCCACTGCTAACAGTGTGATGAAGATGGTTCTCATCTCTCTCATTGTGTGCGTGTCGTTGTTTGGAAATGTGGTTGTTCTGCTCGTGTTTCAGAGGAAGCCCCAGCTCCTCCATGTTGCCAACCGTTTTGTTCTCAACCTCCTGTTGGCAGATCTGCTCCAGACCATATTAGTGATGCCCTTTGCCATCGCAGCTACCGTGCCAGGTGTGTGGCCTCTGGATTCCCGTCTGTGCCAGGCCCTGGTGGTTCTCATGCACCTTTTTGCATTTGCAGGTGTCAACACCATTATAGTTGTCTCTGTGGATCGCTACTTGGCTATCATCCATCCTCTGTCCTATCCCACCCGTATGACCCCCCATCTGGGCACCAACCTGATCATCTGTACCTGGGTGCTCAGCTTTCTGCAGAGTACCCCTCCCCTCTACGGCTGGGGGACGATAGATTTTGACCGTCACCATAATGTGTGTTCAGTGGTGTGGTCCTCCAGCCTGTCCTACTCCGCTGTAGTGTCCACCTTCTCCTTCTGGCTGCCTGTGCTCATCATGCTCGGATGTTACTGGATGGTTTTTAGAGCAGCTCGGAGGCAGAATGCACTTGTGCACCCAATACAAACACAGTCCTACTCTCAGCCCTGTCCACAGGACTTTCAAGGACCTACCAGTCCACAGCGTCAGCCCCAACCCCAGCCCCAGCAGGCCTGCTCACCTGAAGGCCCCTACTCAGCCAGAGGTTACCCAGTTCGTGTCCGGCACAGACGCTTCCACTACCACTGCAAAGCGGCTCGGGTAGTTTTTGTCATCATGGCGTCATATATCCTGAGCATGGGGCCTTACAGCATACTAAACACCATATCCATGAGCGCCAGAGCAGCTGTACCCCCCTGGTTTGTCCTCTGTGGCCTGGTGCTCTTCTTTCTGCAGTGCTGTCTACACCCCTACATTTACGGTTACATGCACCGCAGTGTGAGGAAGGAGTTCCTGGCTTTGCTTTGCAGCCTCTTCTGCAAACAGAGTCGTACCAGCCAGAGCTCTGCTGTGGAGAGCTGTTTCACTACAACAGAGGGTCGCTCTGCCGCCCACCCCCACCTGCCCAGCCTGGCAGCTCGAGTCTTTCCCCTGCGCACCTGGGAGGAATGCACCACATCCTCCTCGCCCACTTTTGAGAGGAAGTCAAGGGACAGTCGTAAAGAAACCACCTCCACCAGCGTCAGCTCTGAAAGGGAGCTCACAGTCCACAGCAAGAGGGGCACATAA